One Kineococcus radiotolerans SRS30216 = ATCC BAA-149 DNA window includes the following coding sequences:
- a CDS encoding histone-like nucleoid-structuring protein Lsr2 encodes MAQKVQVLLVDDIDAGEASETLTFSLDGVNYEIDLSEEHAAALREAFAPWVGHARRVSGRATPGRRSSAPRQAAAKSGGEGDSGPQRDTGEVRTWARENGYTVSDRGRISAEILQAFDDAH; translated from the coding sequence ATGGCGCAGAAGGTCCAGGTCCTCCTCGTCGACGACATCGACGCCGGTGAGGCGTCGGAGACGCTGACCTTCTCCCTCGACGGGGTCAACTACGAGATCGACCTCTCCGAGGAGCACGCCGCCGCCCTGCGCGAGGCCTTCGCCCCCTGGGTCGGGCACGCCCGCCGCGTCAGCGGCCGCGCGACCCCGGGCCGCCGCAGCAGCGCTCCCCGCCAGGCCGCGGCGAAGTCCGGCGGCGAGGGCGACAGCGGCCCCCAGCGCGACACCGGCGAGGTCCGCACCTGGGCCCGGGAGAACGGCTACACCGTCTCCGACCGCGGCCGGATCTCCGCGGAGATCCTCCAGGCCTTCGACGACGCGCACTGA
- the lysS gene encoding lysine--tRNA ligase translates to MVDGPDEEFEDVPEQVRVRREKRDRILAAGGEAYPVSVPRTDSLADLRERYAHLEAGEETTDQVGVTGRVVFLRGTGKLAFATLQEGDGTRLQVMVSRDGVGEDALAAWKSDVDLGDIVFVHGNVISSRRGELSVLADSWRMASKSLRPLPVLHKELSEETRVRQRYVDLIVREAARTNVRARSNVVRALRRTLEDRGFLEVETPMLQTLHGGASARPFVTRSNAFDTELYLRIAPELFLKRCVVGGIERVFEINRNFRNEGADSTHSPEFAMLETYQAWGDYDSIGELTRALVQNAATEAFGTQLVTLADGSEYDLGGEWTSISMYPSLSASLGEEITPETPREHLIGIAERLGISVDTVRWTHGKLVEELWEHRIADSLHSPTFVRDFPVETSPLVRGHRELPGVVEKWDLYVRGFELATGYSELVDPVVQRERFVEQARLADLGDDEAMRIDEDFLRAQEHGMPPTGGMGMGIDRLLMALTGLGIRETITFPLVKPR, encoded by the coding sequence GTGGTGGACGGGCCCGACGAGGAGTTCGAGGACGTCCCCGAACAGGTCAGGGTCCGCCGGGAGAAGCGCGACCGGATCCTCGCCGCCGGCGGGGAGGCCTACCCGGTGTCGGTGCCGCGCACCGACTCCCTCGCCGACCTGCGCGAGCGCTACGCCCACCTCGAGGCGGGGGAGGAGACGACCGACCAGGTCGGCGTCACCGGGCGGGTGGTGTTCCTGCGCGGCACCGGGAAATTGGCGTTCGCGACCCTCCAGGAGGGCGACGGCACCCGGTTGCAGGTCATGGTCTCCCGCGACGGGGTCGGCGAGGACGCCCTGGCGGCGTGGAAGTCCGACGTGGACCTGGGCGACATCGTGTTCGTCCACGGGAACGTCATCTCCTCCCGGCGCGGGGAGCTGTCGGTCCTCGCCGACTCCTGGCGGATGGCCTCGAAGTCGTTGCGGCCGCTGCCGGTCCTGCACAAGGAACTGTCCGAGGAGACCCGGGTCCGCCAGCGCTACGTCGACCTCATCGTCCGCGAGGCCGCCCGCACCAACGTCCGCGCCCGCTCCAACGTCGTGCGCGCGCTGCGCCGCACCCTGGAGGACCGCGGATTCCTCGAGGTCGAGACGCCCATGCTGCAGACCCTGCACGGCGGGGCCAGCGCGCGGCCCTTCGTGACGCGCTCGAACGCGTTCGACACCGAGCTCTACCTGCGGATCGCCCCCGAGCTCTTCCTCAAGCGCTGCGTCGTCGGCGGCATCGAGCGCGTCTTCGAGATCAACCGGAACTTCCGCAACGAGGGCGCGGACTCCACCCACTCCCCGGAGTTCGCCATGCTCGAGACCTACCAGGCCTGGGGCGACTACGACTCGATCGGGGAGCTGACCCGGGCCCTGGTCCAGAACGCCGCGACCGAGGCGTTCGGCACCCAGCTCGTGACCCTCGCCGACGGCTCGGAGTACGACCTCGGGGGGGAGTGGACCTCGATCTCGATGTACCCGTCGCTGTCGGCGTCGCTGGGCGAGGAGATCACCCCGGAAACCCCCAGGGAACACCTCATCGGGATCGCGGAACGCCTGGGAATCAGCGTCGACACCGTGCGCTGGACGCACGGAAAGCTCGTCGAAGAGCTCTGGGAACACCGGATCGCCGATTCCCTGCATTCTCCGACGTTCGTGCGCGACTTCCCCGTCGAAACGTCCCCGCTGGTGCGCGGGCACCGGGAGCTGCCCGGGGTCGTGGAGAAGTGGGACCTGTACGTGCGGGGATTCGAGCTCGCCACCGGCTATTCCGAGCTCGTGGACCCCGTCGTGCAGCGCGAGCGCTTCGTCGAGCAGGCCCGCCTCGCCGACCTCGGCGACGACGAGGCCATGCGCATCGACGAGGACTTCCTGCGCGCCCAGGAGCACGGCATGCCCCCCACGGGCGGCATGGGCATGGGCATCGACCGGCTGCTGATGGCGCTGACGGGCCTCGGGATCCGCGAGACCATCACGTTCCCGCTGGTCAAGCCGCGCTGA
- the panC gene encoding pantoate--beta-alanine ligase, translating to MSLPTDLTVARTRTELAAARAALEGPVAVVMTMGALHAGHARLIEEARRRAPSVLVTIFLNPLQFGAGEDLARYPRTLDDDLRLAAAAGADVVFAPAPDVVYPDGDPGVRVAAGPLGTVLEGASRPGHFDGVLTVVAKLLHLTRADLALFGQKDAQQLLLVRRMVRDLDLGVDVVAVPTVREDDGLAMSSRNRYLTPFDREVALVLQRALRAGAAAAGEGPSAVRRAARDVLLAEPAARVDYLALVDPHDLADVPEHHRGEALLAVAARVGSTRLIDNVPLVVGRPLD from the coding sequence GTGAGCCTCCCCACCGACCTGACGGTCGCCCGCACCCGCACCGAGCTCGCCGCGGCCCGTGCCGCCCTCGAGGGCCCGGTCGCCGTGGTCATGACGATGGGGGCGCTGCACGCCGGGCACGCCCGGCTCATCGAGGAGGCCCGCCGCCGGGCCCCGTCGGTGCTCGTGACGATCTTCCTCAACCCGTTGCAGTTCGGGGCGGGGGAGGACCTGGCCCGCTACCCGCGCACCCTCGACGACGACCTGCGGCTGGCCGCCGCGGCCGGTGCCGACGTCGTGTTCGCCCCCGCCCCCGACGTCGTCTACCCCGACGGCGACCCCGGCGTGCGGGTCGCGGCCGGACCGCTGGGGACCGTCCTGGAGGGGGCCAGCCGCCCCGGCCACTTCGACGGGGTCCTCACGGTCGTGGCGAAGCTGCTCCACCTGACGCGCGCCGACCTCGCGCTCTTCGGGCAGAAGGACGCCCAGCAGCTGCTGCTGGTGCGCCGGATGGTCCGCGACCTCGACCTCGGGGTCGACGTCGTCGCCGTCCCCACCGTGCGCGAGGACGACGGCCTGGCGATGTCCAGCCGCAACCGCTACCTCACCCCCTTCGACCGCGAGGTCGCCCTGGTGCTGCAGCGGGCGCTGCGGGCGGGGGCGGCGGCCGCGGGCGAGGGGCCCAGCGCCGTGCGCCGCGCCGCGCGCGACGTGCTCCTCGCCGAGCCCGCGGCCCGCGTCGACTACCTGGCCCTGGTCGACCCCCACGACCTCGCCGACGTCCCCGAGCACCACCGCGGGGAGGCGCTGCTGGCCGTCGCGGCCCGGGTGGGCTCGACCCGGCTCATCGACAACGTCCCCCTCGTCGTCGGGCGCCCGCTCGACTGA
- a CDS encoding Rossmann-like and DUF2520 domain-containing protein — MGSQAGRLDVAVVGAGRVGPVLGAAMRAAGHRITGVAARTRGAAERVEALLPDVPWIEPAEAFAADLVLLAVPDDVLGPLVADLAPHVRPGQLVVHTCGRHGTGVLDPAAARGALPLALHPAMTFTGTSLDLQRLLGAAVAVTSSAVLAPVADALVREWGCTPVGVAEGDRALYHASLAHGSNHLVTLVAQALDAARAAVGEDAGRVLRPLLQAALDNVLDRGDDALTGPVARGDAGTVATHLGVLAAHDPGTAATYAQLAGAAADRAQASGRLPDAPAEAVRAAIETATSTAARPAPPAPGEP; from the coding sequence GTGGGTTCGCAGGCGGGACGCTTGGACGTCGCGGTGGTCGGCGCCGGCCGGGTGGGGCCGGTGCTCGGGGCGGCGATGCGCGCCGCCGGGCACCGCATCACCGGGGTCGCGGCCCGCACGCGCGGGGCCGCCGAGCGCGTCGAGGCGCTGCTGCCGGACGTGCCGTGGATCGAACCCGCCGAGGCGTTCGCCGCCGACCTCGTCCTGCTCGCCGTGCCCGACGACGTCCTCGGACCGCTCGTCGCCGACCTCGCCCCGCACGTCCGCCCCGGCCAGCTCGTGGTGCACACCTGCGGCCGGCACGGCACCGGCGTCCTGGACCCCGCCGCCGCCCGGGGGGCCCTCCCGCTGGCCCTGCACCCGGCGATGACGTTCACCGGGACCTCCCTGGACCTGCAGCGCCTCCTCGGGGCGGCCGTCGCGGTCACCAGCTCCGCCGTCCTCGCCCCCGTCGCCGACGCCCTGGTGCGGGAGTGGGGCTGCACCCCCGTCGGGGTCGCCGAGGGCGACCGCGCGCTCTACCACGCCTCGCTGGCCCACGGGTCGAACCACCTCGTCACCCTGGTCGCCCAGGCCCTCGACGCGGCGCGCGCCGCCGTCGGCGAGGACGCCGGGCGGGTGCTGCGGCCGCTGCTGCAGGCCGCCCTCGACAACGTCCTGGACCGCGGCGACGACGCCCTCACCGGGCCCGTCGCCCGCGGGGACGCCGGGACGGTCGCGACCCACCTCGGCGTCCTCGCCGCCCACGACCCCGGCACCGCCGCGACCTACGCCCAGCTCGCGGGGGCCGCCGCCGACCGCGCACAGGCGTCGGGCAGGCTGCCCGACGCGCCGGCCGAAGCCGTGCGCGCCGCCATCGAGACCGCCACCAGCACCGCCGCCCGCCCGGCGCCGCCCGCACCTGGAGAACCGTGA
- a CDS encoding HD domain-containing phosphohydrolase yields MKGPTQNYGDAAPGTQWRSRPALALLVRATSSLGPLVVALVVGAGAAQWLPATRTGLPWPVWLLLVVGTSTGVLVVLSRWLRGLLPLSALLRLSLVLPDRVPSRFEVARRTWTPAALEGDAAPGGEVVGAEGGAAQRLLALVGTLAGHDARTRAHGERVQAYAALIGRELGLSDDDVDRLSWVALLHDVGKVHVPVEIINKDGRPTEEEWATLQQHPHHGGELVQPLRGWLGDWLDGVEQHHERWDGGGYPRGLAGQDISLAARVIAVADTYDVITSARAYKKPMPAEQARAEITRCAGEQFDPEVVRAFLSVGIGRLRRIAGPATLLAALPGVGVAPAQALSTAASVAQTAGGQVAAAVLSAAVGVGAGSAAVAVASTPAAAVEAAPASTASPAEVAAGTPRAGSATPAPRTPSSPGSSSEGSSSPGSSASSSAASSTLPVFPAAAAPSPSASSIPVLPGPLPLTAGPEASPSSLVPSTTPPARGTTGPRPAATPGAATRPAAPASRTTAPTAGGASAVKPSTGAPKPKPSTGASKPKPSTGASKPKPSTGASKPKPSTGASKPKPSTGASKPKPSTGASKPKPSTGTPKPKPSTGTPKPKPSEPAGPKPKPSEPAGPKPEPSEPAGPKPEPSTGAPKPEPSTGAPKPGPSTAAPEPTGAPEPPNPPAPPVPNPPGSNPPGSNPPGSNPPAPNPPGSNPPGSNPPAPNPPVPNPPGGAPRPPAAPAGTPGHLGG; encoded by the coding sequence GTGAAGGGACCGACTCAGAACTACGGCGACGCCGCCCCCGGGACGCAGTGGCGCTCCCGGCCCGCGCTCGCCCTCCTCGTCCGGGCGACGTCCTCGCTGGGCCCCCTGGTCGTCGCCCTCGTCGTCGGCGCCGGGGCCGCGCAGTGGCTGCCCGCGACGCGGACCGGGCTGCCCTGGCCGGTGTGGCTGCTGCTGGTGGTGGGGACCTCCACCGGCGTCCTCGTCGTCCTCTCCCGCTGGCTGCGCGGGCTGCTGCCGCTGTCGGCGCTGCTGCGCCTCAGCCTGGTGCTGCCCGACCGGGTCCCCAGCCGCTTCGAGGTGGCCCGCCGCACCTGGACGCCCGCGGCGCTGGAGGGCGACGCCGCGCCCGGGGGCGAGGTGGTGGGCGCCGAGGGGGGCGCCGCGCAGCGGCTGCTGGCCCTCGTCGGCACCCTCGCCGGCCACGACGCGCGCACCCGCGCCCACGGGGAACGCGTCCAGGCCTACGCCGCCCTCATCGGGCGCGAGCTCGGTCTGTCCGACGACGACGTCGACCGGCTCAGCTGGGTCGCCCTGCTGCACGACGTGGGCAAGGTCCACGTCCCCGTCGAGATCATCAACAAGGACGGCCGCCCCACCGAGGAGGAGTGGGCCACCCTGCAGCAGCACCCCCACCACGGCGGGGAGCTCGTGCAACCGCTGCGCGGCTGGCTGGGGGACTGGCTGGACGGCGTGGAGCAGCACCACGAGCGCTGGGACGGCGGCGGGTACCCGCGCGGTCTGGCCGGGCAGGACATCTCCCTGGCCGCCCGCGTCATCGCCGTGGCCGACACCTACGACGTCATCACCTCCGCCCGCGCCTACAAGAAGCCGATGCCGGCCGAGCAGGCCCGGGCCGAGATCACCCGCTGCGCGGGGGAGCAGTTCGACCCCGAGGTCGTGCGCGCGTTCCTCAGCGTCGGGATCGGCCGCCTGCGCCGCATCGCCGGCCCCGCGACGCTGCTGGCCGCGCTGCCGGGGGTGGGGGTCGCCCCCGCCCAGGCGCTGTCCACCGCCGCGTCGGTCGCGCAGACCGCCGGCGGGCAGGTGGCGGCCGCGGTGCTGTCCGCGGCCGTCGGGGTCGGCGCCGGGTCCGCCGCGGTCGCCGTCGCCTCCACCCCCGCCGCGGCCGTGGAGGCCGCCCCGGCCTCCACGGCGTCCCCGGCCGAGGTCGCCGCCGGGACCCCCCGGGCGGGCTCCGCGACCCCCGCCCCCCGGACCCCGTCGTCCCCCGGGTCGTCGTCCGAGGGGTCGTCCTCCCCGGGATCCTCCGCCTCGTCGTCCGCGGCCTCCTCGACCCTCCCGGTCTTCCCGGCCGCGGCCGCCCCGAGCCCCTCGGCCTCGTCGATCCCGGTCCTCCCGGGTCCCCTCCCGCTGACCGCGGGTCCCGAGGCGTCCCCGTCCTCCCTCGTCCCGTCCACGACGCCGCCGGCCCGCGGGACGACGGGCCCCCGCCCCGCGGCGACCCCCGGAGCGGCGACGCGTCCCGCTGCACCCGCCAGCCGGACGACGGCCCCCACGGCCGGGGGTGCGTCGGCGGTGAAGCCGTCGACGGGTGCGCCCAAGCCCAAGCCGTCGACGGGTGCGTCGAAGCCCAAGCCGTCGACGGGTGCGTCGAAGCCCAAGCCGTCGACGGGTGCGTCGAAGCCCAAGCCGTCGACGGGTGCGTCGAAGCCCAAGCCGTCGACGGGTGCGTCGAAGCCCAAGCCGTCGACGGGTGCGTCGAAGCCCAAGCCGTCGACCGGTACGCCGAAGCCCAAGCCGTCGACCGGTACGCCGAAGCCGAAGCCGTCCGAGCCGGCGGGTCCGAAGCCCAAGCCGTCCGAGCCGGCGGGTCCGAAGCCGGAACCGTCCGAGCCGGCGGGTCCAAAGCCGGAACCGTCGACCGGTGCACCGAAGCCGGAGCCCTCGACCGGTGCGCCCAAGCCGGGACCGTCGACGGCTGCGCCCGAGCCAACCGGTGCGCCGGAACCGCCGAACCCTCCGGCACCCCCTGTGCCCAACCCGCCGGGGTCCAACCCGCCGGGGTCCAACCCGCCGGGGTCCAACCCGCCCGCCCCCAACCCGCCGGGGTCCAACCCGCCGGGGTCCAACCCGCCCGCCCCCAACCCGCCCGTCCCCAACCCGCCCGGCGGGGCCCCGAGGCCCCCGGCAGCGCCCGCCGGGACGCCGGGTCACCTCGGCGGCTGA
- a CDS encoding NAD(P)H-dependent oxidoreductase, whose translation MIIVDKALQQRQADGRPIRVALVGAGFMGRGFVNQVVNSVPGMELVAIANRTVSKARDAYEQAGVTGVVEADDAAAVDRAISQGRPVVSGSYEAVVDAGQVEAVVEATGNTEYGAHVVVRAIDAGKHVVLLNAEVDGTAGLALRTRAEKAGVIYTGCDGDQPGVQMNLIRFVRSIGVTPLVSGNIKGLQDEYRNPTTQEGFAKQWGQDPYMVTSFADGTKVSFEQALVANAAGFSVEKRGMRGADHRGHVDELTTHYDVDQLKELGGVVDYVVGSKPGPGVYVLGTHDDPKQQHYLNLYKLGTGPLYSFYTPYHLCHFEVPLTVARAVLFADAAIVPGDEVKVEVVTTAKTDLAAGKEIDRLGGYDSYGVAETYAITKAQNLLPMGVAEGAVLKHAVKKDQVLTYDDVVLPQGRLIDALRAEQAALLAH comes from the coding sequence TTGATCATCGTCGACAAGGCGCTGCAGCAGCGCCAGGCCGACGGCCGCCCCATCCGGGTCGCCCTCGTCGGGGCCGGGTTCATGGGCCGCGGCTTCGTCAACCAGGTCGTGAACTCCGTCCCGGGCATGGAACTCGTCGCCATCGCCAACCGGACGGTGTCCAAGGCCCGTGACGCCTACGAGCAGGCCGGGGTCACCGGCGTGGTCGAGGCCGACGACGCGGCCGCCGTCGACCGCGCCATCTCGCAGGGCCGGCCCGTCGTGTCCGGCTCCTACGAGGCCGTCGTCGACGCGGGCCAGGTCGAGGCCGTCGTCGAGGCGACCGGCAACACCGAGTACGGCGCCCACGTCGTGGTCCGCGCCATTGACGCCGGCAAGCACGTCGTGCTGCTCAACGCCGAGGTCGACGGCACCGCCGGCCTCGCGCTGCGCACCCGCGCCGAGAAGGCCGGCGTCATCTACACCGGCTGCGACGGCGACCAGCCCGGCGTGCAGATGAACCTCATCCGCTTCGTGCGCTCCATCGGCGTCACGCCGCTGGTGTCGGGGAACATCAAGGGCCTGCAGGACGAGTACCGCAACCCCACCACCCAGGAGGGGTTCGCCAAGCAGTGGGGCCAGGACCCCTACATGGTGACGAGCTTCGCCGACGGCACCAAGGTGTCCTTCGAGCAGGCGCTGGTCGCCAACGCGGCGGGGTTCAGCGTGGAGAAGCGCGGCATGCGCGGCGCCGACCACCGCGGGCACGTCGACGAGCTGACCACGCACTACGACGTGGACCAGCTGAAGGAGCTCGGCGGCGTCGTCGACTACGTCGTGGGGTCCAAGCCGGGCCCGGGCGTCTACGTCCTCGGCACCCACGACGACCCCAAGCAGCAGCACTACCTGAACCTGTACAAGCTCGGCACCGGGCCGCTGTACTCGTTCTACACGCCGTACCACCTGTGCCACTTCGAGGTGCCGCTGACCGTGGCCCGCGCGGTGCTGTTCGCCGACGCCGCGATCGTGCCCGGCGACGAGGTGAAGGTCGAGGTCGTCACCACGGCCAAGACCGACCTCGCCGCCGGCAAGGAGATCGACCGCCTCGGCGGCTACGACTCCTACGGCGTGGCCGAGACCTACGCGATCACCAAGGCGCAGAACCTGCTGCCCATGGGCGTCGCCGAGGGCGCGGTCCTCAAGCACGCCGTGAAGAAGGACCAGGTCCTCACCTACGACGACGTGGTCCTGCCGCAGGGGCGGCTCATCGACGCCCTGCGCGCCGAGCAGGCGGCCCTGCTGGCGCACTGA
- the rfbC gene encoding dTDP-4-dehydrorhamnose 3,5-epimerase has product MKISQTHIEGVAIIELEERADDRGFFARSFCREEFLEAGLNPAVEQCNLSFNHKAGTLRGMHTQVDPAPEAKLVRCTAGAIQDIIVDLRPDSPTRFQHVAVELTAANRRALYVPEYFAHGYLTLTDGAEVTYQVSQSYTPGTERGLRWDDPDLALPWARDVAVISDKDASWTLLADGAVLS; this is encoded by the coding sequence GTGAAGATCAGCCAGACTCACATCGAGGGCGTCGCGATCATCGAGCTCGAGGAGCGCGCCGACGACCGCGGGTTCTTCGCCCGCTCGTTCTGCCGCGAGGAGTTCCTCGAGGCCGGCCTGAACCCGGCCGTCGAGCAGTGCAACCTGTCCTTCAACCACAAGGCCGGGACGCTGCGCGGGATGCACACCCAGGTCGACCCCGCCCCGGAGGCCAAGCTGGTGCGCTGCACCGCCGGCGCCATCCAGGACATCATCGTCGACCTGCGCCCGGACTCCCCGACGCGCTTCCAGCACGTCGCCGTCGAGCTCACCGCGGCCAACCGCCGCGCGCTCTACGTCCCGGAGTACTTCGCCCACGGGTACCTCACCCTCACCGACGGCGCCGAGGTCACCTACCAGGTGTCCCAGAGCTACACCCCGGGCACCGAGCGCGGCCTGCGCTGGGACGACCCCGACCTCGCCCTGCCCTGGGCGCGCGACGTGGCCGTCATCAGCGACAAGGACGCGTCCTGGACGCTGCTGGCCGACGGGGCGGTGCTCTCTTGA
- a CDS encoding NAD-dependent epimerase/dehydratase family protein: MKIVVTGTEGYLGALLAPTLLESGHSVLGIDTGYYKQGWLYNGITASVETLAKDIRHVTVEDLAGADAVVHMAELSNDPLGELIPDVTYVVNHKGSVRLAETAKAAGVSRFVYMSSCSVYGVAEDTVDETSAVNPQTAYAECKALVERDVAPLADDEFSPVFMRNATAYGASPRQRFDIVLNNLAGLAYTTGKIAMTSDGSPWRPLVHGLDIAKSIRAVLDAPREAIHNQIFNVGDSEQVYRVREIAEAVGRALPEAEITFGESNGDNRSYKVNFDKIHSTLEGFRCDWNADKGAQQLVDVFKAIDLDEATFKGKGHTRLKQLEHLIRTEQLDKELFWRVQPTSGIAATGTAK; this comes from the coding sequence GTGAAGATCGTCGTCACCGGCACCGAGGGCTACCTCGGCGCCCTGCTCGCCCCCACCCTGCTCGAGTCCGGCCACTCGGTGCTGGGCATCGACACCGGCTACTACAAGCAGGGCTGGCTCTACAACGGCATCACCGCCTCGGTGGAGACCCTGGCCAAGGACATCCGCCACGTCACCGTCGAGGACCTCGCCGGGGCCGACGCCGTCGTGCACATGGCCGAGCTGTCCAACGACCCCCTCGGCGAGCTGATCCCCGACGTCACCTACGTGGTGAACCACAAGGGTTCCGTCCGCCTCGCCGAGACCGCCAAGGCCGCGGGCGTCTCCCGCTTCGTCTACATGTCGAGCTGCTCCGTGTACGGCGTGGCCGAGGACACCGTCGACGAGACCTCCGCGGTGAACCCGCAGACGGCCTACGCCGAGTGCAAGGCCCTCGTCGAGCGCGACGTCGCCCCGCTGGCCGACGACGAGTTCTCGCCGGTGTTCATGCGCAACGCGACCGCCTACGGCGCCTCGCCCCGTCAGCGCTTCGACATCGTGCTGAACAACCTCGCCGGTCTCGCCTACACCACCGGCAAGATCGCCATGACCTCCGACGGCTCGCCCTGGCGCCCGCTGGTCCACGGCCTCGACATCGCCAAGTCGATCCGCGCCGTCCTCGACGCCCCGCGCGAGGCGATCCACAACCAGATCTTCAACGTGGGCGACTCCGAACAGGTCTACCGCGTCCGAGAGATCGCCGAGGCCGTCGGCCGCGCGCTGCCCGAGGCCGAGATCACCTTCGGCGAGAGCAACGGCGACAACCGCTCGTACAAGGTGAACTTCGACAAGATCCACTCCACCCTCGAAGGCTTCCGCTGCGACTGGAACGCCGACAAGGGCGCCCAGCAGCTCGTCGACGTCTTCAAGGCCATCGACCTCGACGAGGCCACGTTCAAGGGCAAGGGGCACACCCGCCTCAAGCAGCTCGAGCACCTCATCCGCACCGAGCAGCTCGACAAGGAACTGTTCTGGCGCGTCCAGCCGACCTCGGGGATCGCTGCGACGGGAACTGCGAAGTGA
- a CDS encoding glucose-1-phosphate cytidylyltransferase, giving the protein MTDVSNPQTPVSEIPVVILCGGMGTRLREASEKLPKPLVDIGGRPILWHIMKLYSSYGFRKFVLCLGYKSDLIKRYFLDYRINAGDFTLNLSSQDNPTFHTNGVQEDWEITFVETGLTTATAARIKRVEQHLTADKFVLTYGDGLGDVDILKTLADHEAGGRLATVTAVHPSSRYGEMHVTGDTVTEFNEKPTLADGWVNGGFFVFDRAFADKYLEDDPDMMLEQKPLQTVARDGQLTVSQHEGYWLGMDTFREWTEFNKLWDSGKAPWKTWED; this is encoded by the coding sequence ATGACCGACGTCAGCAATCCGCAAACCCCCGTCTCCGAGATCCCCGTCGTCATCCTCTGCGGAGGCATGGGGACCCGGCTGCGCGAGGCCAGCGAGAAGCTGCCCAAGCCGCTGGTCGACATCGGCGGTCGCCCGATCCTGTGGCACATCATGAAGCTGTACAGCTCCTACGGCTTCCGGAAGTTCGTCCTGTGCCTGGGCTACAAGAGCGACCTCATCAAGCGCTACTTCCTCGACTACCGGATCAACGCCGGCGACTTCACGCTGAACCTGTCCAGCCAGGACAACCCGACCTTCCACACCAACGGGGTGCAGGAGGACTGGGAGATCACGTTCGTCGAGACCGGGCTCACCACCGCGACCGCGGCCCGCATCAAGCGCGTCGAGCAGCACCTGACCGCCGACAAGTTCGTCCTCACCTACGGCGACGGCCTCGGCGACGTCGACATCCTCAAGACGCTGGCCGACCACGAGGCCGGCGGCCGCCTGGCCACCGTGACCGCGGTGCACCCGAGCTCGCGCTACGGCGAGATGCACGTCACCGGCGACACCGTCACCGAGTTCAACGAGAAGCCGACGCTGGCCGACGGCTGGGTCAACGGCGGGTTCTTCGTCTTCGACCGCGCGTTCGCGGACAAGTACCTCGAGGACGACCCGGACATGATGCTCGAGCAGAAGCCGCTGCAGACCGTCGCCCGCGACGGCCAGCTCACGGTCTCCCAGCACGAGGGGTACTGGCTGGGCATGGACACCTTCCGCGAGTGGACCGAGTTCAACAAGCTCTGGGACTCCGGCAAGGCCCCGTGGAAGACCTGGGAAGACTGA